The Apium graveolens cultivar Ventura chromosome 11, ASM990537v1, whole genome shotgun sequence genome has a window encoding:
- the LOC141695179 gene encoding uncharacterized protein LOC141695179 produces MATHDRATREKTSSDKERVPDMSSQFESLTVSPDEQPETETAQNVGKFDMQGEEADAADTARYRQAAQQTSIDALRAAEERYNKAKDALKQGAEKTSQYATEKGAEAKDSLAEKTVGAKDTVAETGKGTAGYVGSVATTVKDKAVVAGWGAGEYTAEKLADATKAVANVTAGAAGYVGETAVAAKDKVGSVGVSAKDYAAQKLAAAKDTVVATQESAKEYAARKRAEAEREMLAKQSREEQWSDDRAERQTSEAAKETISKPVEEGHQGGATEAQGEGVLHAIGETVVEIGQTTKELLVGKGQTQSTAKESADINK; encoded by the exons ATGGCTACACATGATCGAGCAACAAGAGAAAAGACTAGTAGTGACAAGGAAAGAGTTCCTGATATGAGCAGCCAATTTGAATCTCTCACCGTGTCACCGGATGAACAACCCGAGACAGAAACAGCACAAAATGTTGGTAAATTTGACATGCAAGGGGAGGAAGCAGATGCTGCTGATACTGCACGCTACAGACAAGCGGCGCAACAGACTTCTATTGATGCTTTAAGGGCTGCAGAGGAGAGGTACAACAAGGCTAAAGATGCTTTGAAGCAAGGAGCTGAAAAGACATCTCAGTATGCTACAGAGAAAGGTGCTGAAGCGAAAGATAGCCTTGCCGAGAAGACGGTTGGAGCAAAGGATACGGTGGCAGAGACTGGGAAAGGTACGGCGGGATATGTGGGGAGTGTTGCTACAACTGTCAAGGACAAGGCTGTTGTGGCTGGATGGGGAGCGGGGGAATACACTGCAGAGAAACTTGCGGATGCGACGAAAGCTGTGGCGAATGTTACTGCTGGTGCTGCCGGGTATGTGGGGGAGACGGCTGTCGCTGCTAAGGATAAAGTGGGGAGTGTAGGAGTGAGTGCCAAGGATTATGCTGCTCAGAAGTTGGCTGCTGCGAAGGATACTGTTGTAGCTACTCAGGAAAGTGCAAAGGAATATGCTGCTAGGAAGAGGGCTGAGGCTGAGAGAGAGATGCTGGCCAAGCAATCTAGG GAGGAGCAGTGGAGTGATGATAGAGCAGAACGGCAAACATCTGAAGCTGCAAAAGAAACAATCTCAAAACCAGTTGAGGAGGGACACCAAGGAGGTGCCACTGAGGCTCAAGGAGAAGGAGTACTACATGCCATTGGCGAAACTGTAGTTGAAATTGGGCAGACAACCAAGGAACTTCTAGTTGGCAAAGGACAGACTCAATCTACAGCCAAAGAGTCGGCTGATATTAACAAGTAG
- the LOC141695386 gene encoding uncharacterized protein LOC141695386, with amino-acid sequence MFLAAIMKTNLGTIAKIDVVPHAKERGTSVCTRIFWSLKAMMDGWQHARPVISIDGTFLKGRYRGKLFIAMSVDSNNHPFPLCYGLVDEETYENWSWFLQRLRRHVCRQRTGVCIISDRAASIISALRDPQNSLAEPLGIHRFCLLHVRSNFCSHHPGGELKKLIWKAGRTTQVSKHDAYMSRIGEISPTALQYLATKPVERWTFYHDSGVRYGQTTTNMLEGFNGNIRRARFLPVTAMMEYLFYKVITIVDKYRNIVDDFLQEGQQLCARSAAMLAKIRRKTTGHTVITFHRLRGIMKILTHQYTTAKWTVKGGKTQVVNLNDRTCTCGKWSTHHMLCSHAMAGCITHGLSWEHFIEHFHKNQTVQDLYRPIIYPLEPTEYWNYDLPVPWQGYGKLVPEESLKKLKKKRGDKGQSVRIRTEINGLRSGKKCSLCNQEGHTKHSKK; translated from the coding sequence ATGTTCTTGGCAGCCATTATGAAGACAAATCTTGGAACCATTGCTAAGATCGATGTTGTCCCTCATGCTAAGGAGCGGGGCACATCTGTCTGCACGCGGATTTTTTGGTCTTTAAAGGCAATGATGGACGGGTGGCAACATGCACGTCCTGTGATTTCAATAGATGGGACATTCTTGAAAGGAAGATATAGGGGCAAGTTGTTTATTGCTATGAGTGTTGATTCGAACAACCACCCGTTCCCTCTCTGTTATGGCTTGGTTGATGAGGAGACGTACGAGAACTGGTCTTGGTTTTTGCAGCGTCTTCGAAGACATGTCTGTCGGCAACGGACCGGCGTCTGCATCATTTCTGACCGTGCAGCCAGCATTATCTCCGCCCTACGAGACCCTCAAAACAGTTTGGCTGAGCCACTCGGCATCCATAGGTTCTGTCTCCTCCATGTAAGGAGTAACTTTTGCAGTCATCACCCAGGTGGTGAACTAAAAAAATTAATATGGAAAGCTGGAAGAACCACACAAGTCTCAAAGCACGACGCATATATGTCAAGGATTGGTGAAATTTCCCCCACCGCCCTACAATATCTTGCTACAAAACCCGTGGAGAGGTGGACATTTTACCACGATAGTGGTGTTCGCTACGGTCAAACAACCACAAACATGCTTGAGGGCTTCAACGGCAACATAAGGAGGGCTCGTTTTCTTCCAGTAACAGCAATGATGGAGTACCTCTTCTACAAGGTGATCACAATTGTAGATAAATATCGAAACATAGTGGATGACTTTCTACAAGAGGGGCAACAATTATGTGCACGTTCCGCCGCTATGTTAGCAAAAATTCGGAGGAAGACAACAGGACATACGGTTATTACTTTCCATCGTCTTCGCGGGATTATGAAAATACTAACACATCAGTACACAACTGCTAAGTGGACGGTAAAGGGAGGTAAAACCCAGGTTGTCAACCTCAATGACCGTACGTGCACCTGTGGAAAATGGTCGACCCATCACATGTTGTGCTCCCATGCAATGGCAGGTTGTATAACACATGGATTGAGTTGGGAGCATTTTATCGAACATTTCCATAAGAATCAAACAGTGCAGGACTTGTACAGGCCAATAATTTATCCGTTGGAACCAACTGAATACTGGAACTACGACTTACCCGTACCTTGGCAGGGGTATGGAAAGTTAGTGCCTGAAGAGTCCTTGAAAAAACTCAAGAAAAAACGCGGGGATAAGGGACAATCGGTGCGGATCCGAACGGAGATTAATGGTCTGCGGTCTGGAAAGAAATGTAGTTTATGTAACCAAGAAGGTCACACCAAGCATAGTAAGAAATGA